A stretch of the Filimonas lacunae genome encodes the following:
- a CDS encoding cell division protein ZapA codes for MLDSLIPVNILIGDRTYRLKIEPSDEELVRNVIKMVNDKIVEFKTMFAGKDMQDYIAMVLIWLATEQRKEGNDLIRNKNASDKLASLESMIDRILEDHSK; via the coding sequence ATGTTAGATAGTTTGATTCCTGTAAATATTCTGATAGGTGACCGTACTTACCGTTTGAAAATAGAACCATCTGATGAAGAACTGGTTAGGAATGTTATTAAGATGGTAAATGATAAGATTGTGGAGTTTAAAACCATGTTTGCCGGTAAAGACATGCAGGATTATATTGCGATGGTGCTGATATGGTTGGCGACAGAACAACGTAAAGAAGGAAACGACCTCATACGGAATAAGAATGCTTCTGATAAACTGGCTTCCCTGGAAAGTATGATTGATCGTATACTGGAAGATCATTCCAAATAA
- the pheT gene encoding phenylalanine--tRNA ligase subunit beta, with protein MTISYNWLSTYLPGGDMAQDPEKLSKILTSIGLEVESLEKYESIKGGLAGLVIGEVLECEKHPDADKLKVTKVNIGSGEPLQIVCGAPNVAAGQKVVVATIGATIYPVLGEPLTMKRAKIRGVESQGMICAEDEIGMGGSHAGIMILPAETVAGTPAAEYFKPYQDWIYEIGLTPNRMDAMSHFGVARDVCAYLTHHFNKEVRFVSPFNNSFKTDRTDTAVQVVIENEEACQRYAGVSISGVTVKESPQWLKDRLLSIGLRPINNIVDITNFILHETGQPLHAFDATAIKGNKVVVKNVPAGTAFVTLDEKERKLQAEDLMICNAEEPMCIAGVFGGLHSGVTETTTEVFLESAWFNPMTIRKTSFRHGLRTDAATRFEKGVDISGCVNVLKRAAVLIREIAGGEIVSDVTDVYPEPKYKTQIALKYHYLKKLSGKNYHPDAVKRILTSLGFEIVKEGMDELWVAVPYSKPDITLPADVVEEVVRIDGLDNIDIPTSITIAPSVEALGSKEALKEKLASFLVGKGFNEIMTNSITNSKYFTEEVLATAVKMINNLSAELDVMRPSMLETGLEAFSYNINRRNQNLQFFEFGKTYSSTEPGKYQEAEHLCLYVTGALHEQSWQEKSKGADFYYVKGLAEAICELAGLPAISFSSLEQAGHPLVLEVGSGKTVIGTLTVVNKELLGRFDIKQAVYFVDIDVVQFVQLATARKITYSEIAKYPAVQRDLALVVARNTTYDAIETTIKKIKLPRLQQVRLFDVFESDKLGADKKSMAINFTFLDEEKTLTDKETDGMMNKIIQAFEQELSAEIRK; from the coding sequence ATGACGATATCTTATAATTGGTTAAGTACTTACCTCCCTGGAGGCGATATGGCCCAGGACCCGGAGAAGCTTTCTAAAATTCTTACAAGCATTGGTTTGGAAGTAGAAAGTCTTGAAAAGTATGAAAGCATTAAGGGCGGATTGGCTGGCCTGGTGATAGGCGAGGTGCTGGAGTGTGAAAAGCACCCGGATGCTGATAAATTAAAAGTTACCAAAGTAAATATCGGAAGCGGTGAGCCTTTACAAATAGTATGTGGCGCACCTAATGTTGCTGCCGGACAAAAAGTGGTGGTAGCTACCATTGGTGCTACTATTTACCCTGTGTTGGGCGAACCGCTGACTATGAAACGTGCAAAAATCCGTGGCGTGGAAAGCCAGGGTATGATTTGCGCCGAAGACGAAATTGGTATGGGGGGCAGTCATGCAGGTATTATGATATTGCCTGCTGAAACAGTAGCTGGCACACCAGCAGCTGAATATTTTAAACCTTACCAGGATTGGATATACGAAATTGGGTTAACACCTAACCGTATGGATGCCATGAGCCATTTCGGTGTTGCCCGGGATGTATGTGCTTATCTTACCCACCATTTCAATAAAGAAGTTCGTTTTGTAAGTCCGTTTAACAATAGCTTCAAAACGGATCGCACCGACACTGCCGTTCAGGTAGTGATTGAAAATGAAGAAGCCTGTCAGCGTTATGCAGGCGTAAGCATTAGCGGTGTAACGGTGAAAGAATCTCCTCAGTGGTTAAAAGACAGGTTGCTGTCTATTGGCCTGCGTCCTATCAACAATATTGTAGATATCACCAACTTTATATTGCACGAAACCGGCCAGCCTTTACATGCTTTTGATGCTACTGCTATCAAGGGTAATAAAGTGGTGGTGAAAAACGTGCCGGCAGGAACTGCTTTTGTTACCCTCGATGAAAAAGAGCGTAAACTGCAGGCAGAAGACCTGATGATTTGCAATGCCGAAGAACCCATGTGTATAGCAGGGGTGTTTGGTGGCTTACATAGTGGTGTTACAGAAACTACTACCGAAGTGTTCCTGGAAAGCGCCTGGTTTAACCCGATGACCATCCGTAAAACTTCTTTCCGTCATGGCCTGCGTACCGATGCAGCTACCCGTTTCGAGAAAGGCGTGGATATTTCCGGTTGTGTAAACGTGTTAAAACGCGCGGCGGTGTTGATCAGGGAAATTGCCGGTGGCGAAATTGTATCTGATGTAACGGATGTTTATCCAGAGCCTAAGTATAAAACGCAGATTGCGTTGAAATATCATTACCTGAAAAAGCTGAGTGGTAAAAACTACCACCCGGATGCCGTAAAACGTATTTTAACCAGCCTGGGCTTTGAAATTGTGAAAGAGGGGATGGACGAGTTATGGGTTGCTGTGCCTTACAGCAAACCTGATATTACTTTGCCGGCCGACGTGGTAGAAGAAGTGGTGCGCATAGATGGTTTGGATAACATTGATATTCCTACTTCTATCACCATTGCGCCTTCTGTGGAAGCACTGGGTAGTAAAGAAGCCCTGAAAGAAAAGCTGGCTTCCTTCCTGGTGGGTAAAGGGTTTAATGAAATCATGACCAACTCTATTACCAACAGCAAATATTTTACAGAAGAAGTGTTGGCTACTGCGGTAAAAATGATCAACAACCTGAGCGCCGAGCTGGATGTAATGCGTCCTTCTATGCTGGAAACCGGCCTGGAAGCATTCTCGTACAATATCAACCGCAGAAATCAGAACCTGCAGTTTTTTGAATTTGGTAAAACCTATTCTTCCACTGAACCTGGTAAATACCAGGAGGCAGAACATCTTTGCTTATATGTTACTGGCGCCCTGCACGAACAAAGCTGGCAGGAAAAAAGCAAAGGAGCTGACTTCTACTATGTAAAAGGCTTAGCCGAAGCTATCTGCGAACTGGCAGGTTTGCCGGCTATCAGCTTTAGCAGCCTTGAGCAGGCAGGCCATCCGCTGGTGCTGGAAGTAGGCAGCGGCAAAACGGTAATTGGTACTTTAACGGTAGTGAACAAAGAGTTGCTGGGCAGGTTTGATATTAAACAGGCTGTATATTTTGTGGATATTGATGTAGTGCAGTTTGTGCAGCTGGCTACCGCCCGCAAAATCACTTATAGCGAAATTGCTAAGTATCCTGCGGTACAGCGCGATCTGGCTTTGGTGGTGGCACGCAACACTACCTATGATGCTATTGAAACTACTATCAAAAAAATAAAGCTACCCCGTTTACAACAGGTGCGTTTATTTGACGTTTTTGAAAGTGATAAGCTGGGGGCGGATAAAAAATCTATGGCCATCAACTTTACTTTCCTTGACGAGGAAAAAACATTAACCGATAAGGAAACGGATGGTATGATGAACAAGATTATCCAGGCGTTTGAACAGGAATTATCAGCTGAGATAAGAAAATAA
- a CDS encoding PA0069 family radical SAM protein, whose amino-acid sequence MQNMSGNPNSRPKPARANDDGAAEYKKGRGAQYNTRNRFLAHEQVREHVEGIDDWTDNNEATVFMEDNAKSLVNKVDSPDVGMYYSMNPYQGCEHGCIYCYARNSFEYYGYSAGLDFESKIMVKKNAPALLRKFLMHPKWECVPLSLSGNTDCYQPAERTFRLTRQLLEVCHEFNQPVGIVTKNAGILRDKDLLQKMAAKNLVSVLMSVTTLNEDLRRVMEPRTATGEQRLRVIKELNEVGVRTGVMMGPMIPGLNEHEMQRIMKQASENGATFSGYTFVRLNGAVKLLFHDWLYKNFPDRADKVWHLIEAGHGGQVNDSRFGTRMRGEGAIADLIRLQHKKYKQLYHLDDEHWALDCTKFCRPGSQGTLF is encoded by the coding sequence ATGCAAAACATGTCGGGAAATCCCAACTCCCGTCCCAAACCCGCGAGGGCCAACGACGATGGAGCAGCGGAATATAAGAAGGGGAGGGGGGCTCAGTACAATACCAGGAATAGGTTTCTGGCACACGAGCAGGTGCGTGAACATGTAGAGGGCATTGATGACTGGACGGATAATAATGAAGCTACCGTGTTTATGGAAGACAATGCCAAAAGTCTCGTGAACAAGGTAGACAGCCCTGATGTAGGCATGTATTACAGCATGAACCCTTACCAGGGTTGCGAGCATGGCTGCATTTATTGTTATGCACGCAACTCTTTTGAATATTATGGCTATAGCGCCGGGCTGGATTTTGAAAGCAAAATCATGGTGAAAAAGAATGCACCAGCCCTGTTGCGCAAATTTCTGATGCATCCCAAATGGGAATGTGTACCGCTTTCTTTAAGTGGTAACACCGATTGTTACCAACCTGCCGAACGTACATTCCGGTTAACCCGTCAGCTACTGGAAGTATGCCACGAGTTTAACCAGCCGGTAGGCATCGTTACTAAAAATGCCGGCATTTTACGTGATAAAGACCTGTTGCAAAAAATGGCTGCCAAAAACCTGGTAAGTGTGCTGATGTCGGTAACAACCCTTAACGAAGATTTGCGCCGGGTAATGGAACCGCGTACCGCTACGGGGGAACAGCGGTTGAGGGTTATAAAGGAACTTAATGAGGTAGGCGTGCGAACAGGTGTAATGATGGGGCCTATGATCCCAGGCCTGAACGAGCATGAAATGCAACGGATTATGAAACAGGCCAGTGAAAATGGGGCTACTTTTAGTGGTTACACTTTTGTTCGCCTGAATGGTGCTGTTAAATTATTGTTTCACGACTGGTTATATAAAAATTTCCCGGACCGGGCCGATAAAGTGTGGCATTTGATAGAAGCAGGGCATGGCGGGCAGGTAAATGACAGCCGTTTTGGCACCAGAATGCGGGGAGAAGGGGCCATTGCCGACCTTATCAGGCTACAACACAAGAAATACAAGCAGTTATATCACCTGGATGACGAGCATTGGGCCCTTGATTGCACAAAGTTTTGTCGTCCGGGCAGTCAGGGTACTTTGTTTTAG
- the thiS gene encoding sulfur carrier protein ThiS, producing MQVHINHQLFHLPDDSGASIIQLLDQAGITSHTGIALAVNNQVIPRPHWGSHQLMPGDAITLISATQGG from the coding sequence ATGCAGGTACACATCAATCATCAGTTATTTCATTTACCGGATGACTCCGGTGCATCCATTATCCAGTTACTGGACCAGGCAGGTATTACCAGCCATACGGGTATTGCCCTTGCCGTAAACAACCAGGTAATACCACGCCCCCACTGGGGCAGTCACCAGTTGATGCCCGGTGATGCCATTACACTTATCAGCGCCACACAAGGCGGTTAA
- a CDS encoding 2'-5' RNA ligase family protein, translating to MEPGVQLAGYAASEYILVIQPDEDVHEKVMLEKNNFAERYNAAASAFGKPNIVLLRFTQAQMAEERIIRQLRGIAGRCAPVKIELRDFGSEPTHSIFIKVASKVAVQHIVRQLRQVQRLMKYENTTPHFITEPRMMIARKLNAQQYEQAWKDYQQQSFSGRFMAGELVLLKRPAGLRSFQFVERFALMNKPVAAAQGALFF from the coding sequence ATGGAACCCGGAGTTCAGCTGGCAGGTTATGCAGCAAGCGAATACATATTGGTAATACAGCCCGACGAAGATGTGCATGAGAAGGTAATGCTGGAGAAGAACAATTTTGCCGAAAGGTATAATGCCGCGGCCAGCGCCTTTGGTAAGCCCAACATTGTTTTGCTGCGGTTTACCCAGGCGCAGATGGCAGAAGAGCGTATTATCCGGCAGTTGCGTGGTATTGCAGGACGTTGTGCTCCTGTTAAAATAGAACTGCGCGATTTTGGCAGTGAGCCTACACATTCCATCTTTATAAAAGTGGCCAGCAAAGTGGCCGTGCAGCATATTGTGCGGCAACTGCGCCAAGTGCAGCGGTTGATGAAATACGAAAACACTACACCGCATTTTATTACCGAGCCTCGTATGATGATTGCCCGTAAGCTGAATGCCCAACAATACGAGCAAGCCTGGAAAGACTACCAGCAACAATCTTTCAGCGGGCGTTTTATGGCGGGCGAGCTGGTGTTGTTGAAACGTCCGGCAGGGCTGCGTTCGTTCCAGTTTGTAGAGCGGTTTGCTTTAATGAACAAGCCGGTAGCAGCAGCCCAGGGCGCCTTGTTTTTTTAA